In the genome of Pseudoglutamicibacter cumminsii, one region contains:
- a CDS encoding prolyl oligopeptidase family serine peptidase encodes MTKPTDLTHIHSFLDEIRGEEALAWAAERTEATDAHLASDEHDRVVARIQEAMDAEDRLIAVSKHGEFHTNFWQDAEHPRGIWRTTDWDSYVAGTPQWETLLDLDELSADEGVNWVWRGASWEPKPGGQPRRALVVLSPDGGDAVVVREFDAVDREFVEGGLELPLAKTSVSWGFDDSFLVSTVTGEDDATRSTYARCVRQVRRGQDLADAEVVFEIDASHVSAGAGVDTTPGFEKTVFRDSEDFFTGTNYVDMRDGAGVQKIGAPGDARVGFYQDWLLIRPMSTWEVGGQTYPAGTVLVVKAAEWLAGERSGLRAVLVPEESESVQAVGFTKNFGFAVIMKDIASRVVRLDPRNNWAVTELPGVPELSSVSMWPFDEENSDDIWMVSEGFLQPPTLQLGSLATAGNAGGSGAADSGGAAEAGSDSGAGWRVIGVAPERFDASVHEVSQHFAVSDDGTRVPYFLIAPKDAPLDGKTPVYVSAYGGFRVSRTPGYSAAVGRGWLERRTSEGRAPAFVVANIRGGGEYGPEWHAAALRENRPRAYEDLAAVVRDLHERGVSSPAFTGMAGGSNGGLLAGNMYVRYPELFGAISCGVPLLDMLRYTQLSAGHSWIAEYGDPDVPADVEHLRDISATHRLADTADDTRDVAWPELLVWTTASDDRVGPVQARHFYALLEELGHRNAWYHEEVDGGHSGSVDHASAARTAARSYSFIWDAMTRS; translated from the coding sequence GTGACTAAACCGACTGATCTGACGCATATTCATTCTTTTTTGGACGAGATCCGCGGCGAGGAGGCACTCGCTTGGGCGGCGGAGCGCACTGAAGCGACCGACGCGCACCTTGCTTCTGACGAGCATGATCGGGTGGTGGCGCGGATCCAAGAGGCGATGGATGCTGAAGACCGGCTCATTGCTGTGAGCAAGCACGGTGAGTTCCACACGAACTTCTGGCAGGATGCCGAGCATCCGCGTGGGATCTGGCGCACCACGGACTGGGATTCGTATGTTGCTGGGACTCCGCAGTGGGAGACGTTGCTGGACCTCGATGAGCTGAGCGCCGATGAGGGCGTGAACTGGGTGTGGCGTGGCGCCTCGTGGGAACCGAAGCCGGGCGGGCAGCCGCGGCGAGCGTTGGTGGTACTCTCCCCTGATGGTGGTGACGCGGTGGTGGTCCGCGAGTTCGATGCGGTGGACCGCGAGTTCGTGGAAGGCGGCTTGGAGTTGCCGTTGGCGAAGACGTCCGTGAGCTGGGGTTTTGATGATTCGTTCTTGGTTTCCACGGTGACGGGCGAGGACGATGCGACCCGTTCGACCTATGCGCGGTGTGTGCGTCAGGTGCGCCGCGGGCAGGATCTGGCGGATGCGGAGGTTGTGTTCGAGATCGACGCGAGCCACGTTTCGGCTGGCGCTGGTGTGGACACGACCCCGGGTTTTGAGAAGACCGTGTTCCGGGATTCGGAGGACTTCTTCACGGGCACGAACTACGTGGATATGCGCGACGGGGCTGGGGTTCAGAAGATCGGTGCCCCAGGGGACGCCCGCGTTGGTTTCTATCAGGACTGGCTGCTGATCCGCCCGATGAGCACATGGGAGGTAGGCGGGCAGACCTACCCGGCCGGTACGGTGTTGGTGGTCAAGGCCGCGGAGTGGCTCGCTGGTGAGCGTTCCGGCTTGCGTGCCGTGCTTGTGCCCGAGGAGTCTGAGTCTGTTCAGGCGGTGGGTTTCACTAAGAACTTCGGCTTCGCAGTCATCATGAAGGACATTGCTTCCCGCGTTGTGCGTTTGGACCCGCGCAACAACTGGGCCGTGACCGAGCTGCCTGGCGTTCCTGAATTGTCGTCGGTAAGCATGTGGCCATTCGATGAGGAAAACAGCGACGACATCTGGATGGTTTCGGAAGGGTTCCTCCAGCCTCCGACGCTGCAGCTGGGTTCGCTCGCGACCGCCGGTAACGCTGGTGGTAGCGGCGCTGCTGATTCTGGCGGCGCCGCTGAGGCCGGCTCTGACAGCGGCGCTGGCTGGCGAGTCATCGGGGTTGCTCCGGAGCGTTTCGATGCGAGCGTGCACGAGGTTTCGCAGCATTTCGCGGTGTCTGATGATGGGACGCGCGTCCCGTATTTCTTGATCGCTCCGAAGGATGCGCCGCTGGACGGTAAGACGCCGGTGTATGTGAGCGCTTATGGCGGTTTCCGGGTATCCCGTACGCCTGGCTACTCCGCAGCGGTGGGACGCGGCTGGCTTGAGCGCCGCACGAGTGAAGGCCGGGCTCCAGCATTTGTGGTCGCGAACATCCGTGGTGGCGGCGAGTACGGCCCGGAGTGGCACGCGGCAGCTTTGCGCGAGAATCGACCGCGCGCGTACGAGGATCTCGCCGCCGTGGTTCGCGATCTTCACGAGCGCGGCGTTTCTTCCCCGGCTTTCACGGGTATGGCCGGAGGCTCTAATGGTGGTCTGCTCGCGGGCAACATGTATGTGCGCTATCCGGAGCTGTTCGGCGCGATCTCGTGCGGTGTCCCGCTGCTGGATATGTTGCGGTACACGCAACTTTCGGCTGGGCATTCGTGGATCGCTGAATACGGCGATCCCGATGTTCCAGCGGATGTTGAGCATCTGCGCGATATTTCGGCGACGCACCGGCTCGCTGACACCGCCGACGATACCCGTGATGTTGCGTGGCCTGAACTGCTGGTGTGGACCACAGCGTCCGACGACCGCGTAGGCCCCGTCCAGGCCCGCCACTTCTATGCGTTGCTTGAGGAGCTTGGCCACCGTAACGCGTGGTACCACGAGGAAGTGGATGGCGGACATTCAGGTTCAGTTGACCACGCATCGGCGGCCCGCACCGCTGCCCGAAGCTACAGCTTCATCTGGGACGCGATGACCCGCAGCTAA
- a CDS encoding carbon starvation CstA family protein has protein sequence MSTTSDEVQQPPAYVDPDVLEAEERKWTPTRIIVWVGVALLGAVGWGAIALGRGEPINAVWLVFAAVGTYLIAYRFYAKYIERKVAKPDDRRATPAEVKNNGQDYMPTDRRVLYGHHFAAIAGAGPLVGPVLAAQMGYLPGTIWIIVGVILAGAVQDYLVLFFSMRSGAVSLGQMARQQLGRFAGTAAIIATVFIMTIIVAILALVVVNALGESAWGLYSVGLTIPIALFMGIYLRFLRPGKVMEVSIIGFVLLMFAIISGRWVAESEWGASFFHLDKTTIAWMIIIYGFVAAVLPVWLLLAPRDYLSTFMKIGVIALLAVAIVVVRPMLDAPAVSMFASVENGPVVSGKLFPFLFVTIACGALSGFHALISSGTTPKLVEKERQTRFLGYGGMLMESFIAIMALVCALVIDRGVYFAMNSGAGLTGGTVEGAVQFVNSLGLVGATELTPNMLTELANNVGEESVVSRTGGAPTLAVGLAYIMQQWFGGISMMGFWYHFAIMFEALFILTAVDAGTRTARFMLQDAFGNYIPKFKDMSWKPGVWITTAIMVGLWGYILILGVTDPLGGINTFFPLFGISNQLLAAIALAIVMAIVAKKQRFKHIWVVVLPMAFATVITMYASLLKIFSPNPSVGYWANHFKYKEALAAGETSLGTANSVEAMNAVVRNTFVQGSLSILFMLLAAIVITASTIVTIKAYRHGKVVDPFEVEDVESQYYAPSGLIASKSERELEKRWQEYDEKVAAGGAPRKE, from the coding sequence ATGTCCACAACCTCCGACGAGGTTCAGCAGCCACCGGCGTATGTTGATCCTGACGTCCTAGAAGCTGAGGAACGTAAATGGACGCCAACCCGCATCATTGTGTGGGTCGGCGTCGCTCTTTTGGGTGCTGTCGGTTGGGGCGCTATCGCGCTCGGCCGCGGCGAACCGATTAACGCCGTATGGCTGGTTTTCGCGGCCGTCGGTACCTACCTGATCGCGTACCGCTTCTATGCAAAGTACATCGAGCGTAAGGTCGCTAAGCCTGATGACCGCAGGGCAACCCCGGCGGAAGTGAAGAATAACGGCCAGGACTACATGCCGACTGACCGTCGCGTCTTGTATGGCCACCACTTCGCTGCGATCGCGGGCGCTGGCCCGCTGGTTGGCCCGGTTCTGGCGGCCCAGATGGGTTACCTGCCTGGCACGATTTGGATCATCGTCGGTGTGATTCTCGCCGGCGCGGTTCAGGACTACCTCGTACTGTTCTTCTCGATGCGTTCCGGCGCGGTTTCGCTGGGTCAGATGGCTCGCCAGCAGCTGGGTCGTTTCGCTGGTACGGCGGCGATCATCGCGACCGTGTTCATCATGACGATCATCGTAGCGATCCTCGCGCTCGTCGTCGTGAACGCTCTGGGCGAGTCCGCGTGGGGTCTCTACTCGGTTGGCCTGACCATCCCGATCGCACTTTTCATGGGTATCTACCTGCGCTTCTTGCGCCCGGGCAAGGTCATGGAAGTTTCCATCATCGGTTTCGTGCTGTTGATGTTCGCCATCATCTCTGGCCGCTGGGTCGCTGAATCCGAGTGGGGCGCTTCGTTCTTCCACCTGGATAAGACCACGATCGCCTGGATGATCATCATCTACGGTTTCGTCGCCGCTGTCCTTCCAGTGTGGCTGCTACTCGCGCCGCGCGACTACTTGTCGACGTTCATGAAGATCGGTGTGATCGCGCTGCTTGCGGTCGCGATTGTTGTGGTGCGCCCGATGCTGGATGCGCCTGCCGTATCGATGTTCGCCTCGGTCGAAAATGGGCCAGTGGTATCGGGTAAGTTGTTCCCGTTCCTGTTCGTGACGATTGCGTGTGGTGCCCTATCTGGCTTCCACGCTTTGATCTCCTCGGGTACCACGCCTAAGCTCGTTGAGAAGGAACGCCAGACCCGCTTCCTGGGTTACGGCGGCATGCTCATGGAGTCGTTTATCGCGATCATGGCGCTCGTTTGTGCCCTCGTGATCGACCGCGGCGTGTACTTCGCTATGAACTCGGGTGCCGGTCTCACGGGCGGCACAGTGGAAGGCGCGGTCCAGTTCGTGAACTCGCTCGGCTTGGTCGGTGCGACCGAGCTGACACCGAACATGCTGACCGAGCTTGCCAACAACGTCGGTGAAGAATCTGTCGTATCCCGTACAGGTGGCGCCCCGACGCTCGCGGTGGGTCTCGCCTACATCATGCAGCAATGGTTCGGCGGCATCTCAATGATGGGCTTCTGGTACCACTTCGCGATCATGTTCGAGGCCCTGTTCATCCTCACCGCTGTGGACGCCGGTACCCGTACCGCCCGCTTCATGCTGCAGGACGCGTTCGGTAACTACATCCCTAAGTTCAAGGACATGTCGTGGAAACCGGGCGTCTGGATAACCACCGCGATCATGGTCGGCCTATGGGGCTACATCTTGATCTTGGGTGTCACTGACCCGCTCGGCGGTATTAACACGTTCTTCCCGCTGTTCGGTATCTCTAACCAGCTGCTGGCCGCGATCGCGTTGGCGATCGTCATGGCTATCGTGGCGAAGAAGCAACGCTTCAAGCACATCTGGGTCGTTGTCTTGCCGATGGCATTCGCCACGGTGATTACGATGTACGCCTCGCTTTTGAAGATCTTCTCGCCTAACCCTTCGGTCGGCTACTGGGCTAACCACTTCAAATACAAGGAAGCGCTCGCCGCGGGCGAGACGAGCCTCGGCACCGCCAATAGCGTTGAAGCGATGAACGCAGTTGTTCGCAACACGTTCGTCCAGGGTTCGCTTTCGATCCTGTTCATGCTGCTGGCGGCTATCGTGATCACGGCTTCGACCATCGTCACGATCAAGGCTTACCGCCACGGCAAGGTCGTGGATCCGTTCGAGGTTGAGGACGTTGAGTCCCAGTACTACGCTCCGAGCGGTCTGATCGCTTCGAAGTCCGAGCGCGAGCTCGAGAAGCGCTGGCAGGAATACGACGAGAAGGTCGCTGCCGGGGGCGCTCCACGGAAGGAGTGA
- a CDS encoding YbdD/YjiX family protein, whose protein sequence is MSQVIASVTEFLRKSGRYFSGVVGADKYQRYVEHFRRAHPGEEPLSEKDWWRQYHDFQDKNPGARCC, encoded by the coding sequence ATGAGCCAGGTCATCGCATCAGTAACTGAGTTCCTCCGGAAGTCCGGCCGCTACTTCAGCGGTGTCGTCGGTGCAGATAAGTACCAGCGCTACGTTGAGCATTTTCGCCGGGCACATCCGGGCGAGGAGCCGCTCAGCGAGAAAGACTGGTGGCGCCAGTACCACGACTTCCAGGACAAAAACCCTGGAGCTCGCTGTTGCTGA
- a CDS encoding IS256 family transposase, which yields MTAPHIVDPAGLLGQALADASPDLMRELLQTMINALLSADADSVCGAEWNARSEQRTNRRNGYRQRPLDTRVGTIDVAVPKLRQGSYFPEWLLERRKRAESALITVVADCYLAGVSTRRMDKLVKTLGIHALSKSQVSRMAADLDEQVAAFRHRRLDEAGPFTFVTADALAIKVRENKQVVKASVLLATGVNGDGHREVLGMQVATSETKASWNTFFADLVARGLGGVRLVTSDAHAGLVEAIAAHLPGAAWQRCRTHYAANLMAVCPKSMWPAVKAMLHSVYDQPTASAVHEQFDRLLEYTDSRLPEVADHLGDAREDLLAFTGFPDDVWRQIWSNNPTERLNREIRRRTDVVGIFPNRDAIVRLVGAVLAEQTDEWAEGRRYLGLEVLSRCRLTLTTDPATSSPTEVSTDDLMQLPA from the coding sequence ATGACCGCACCCCATATTGTCGACCCTGCCGGCCTGCTGGGCCAAGCCCTCGCCGATGCATCACCGGATCTGATGCGCGAGCTGCTGCAGACCATGATCAACGCCCTGCTTTCCGCCGACGCCGACAGCGTGTGCGGGGCCGAATGGAACGCCCGCTCCGAGCAGCGGACGAATCGCCGCAACGGCTACCGCCAGCGCCCGCTGGACACCCGCGTCGGCACGATCGATGTCGCCGTCCCGAAGCTGCGCCAGGGCTCGTATTTCCCGGAGTGGCTGCTCGAGCGCCGCAAGCGGGCCGAGTCCGCCCTGATCACGGTCGTGGCGGACTGCTACCTCGCTGGTGTGTCCACCCGCCGGATGGACAAGCTCGTCAAGACGCTCGGCATCCACGCCCTGTCGAAATCCCAGGTCTCGCGCATGGCCGCCGACCTCGACGAGCAGGTCGCCGCGTTCCGCCACCGACGTCTGGACGAGGCCGGGCCGTTCACGTTCGTCACCGCTGATGCGCTGGCGATCAAGGTCCGCGAGAACAAGCAGGTCGTCAAAGCCTCGGTGCTGCTGGCCACCGGCGTCAACGGTGACGGCCACCGCGAGGTCCTGGGCATGCAAGTCGCCACCAGCGAGACGAAGGCCTCGTGGAACACCTTCTTCGCCGACCTGGTGGCCCGTGGCCTGGGCGGAGTGCGGCTGGTGACCTCCGATGCCCACGCCGGGCTGGTGGAGGCGATCGCGGCACACCTGCCCGGGGCCGCCTGGCAGCGCTGCCGCACCCACTACGCCGCCAACCTCATGGCCGTGTGCCCCAAGTCCATGTGGCCGGCGGTGAAGGCGATGTTGCACAGCGTGTACGACCAGCCCACCGCATCGGCCGTGCACGAGCAGTTCGACCGCCTGCTGGAGTACACCGACAGCAGGCTGCCCGAGGTTGCTGACCACCTCGGCGATGCCCGTGAGGACCTGCTCGCCTTCACCGGGTTCCCCGACGATGTGTGGCGGCAGATCTGGTCCAACAACCCCACCGAACGTCTCAACCGGGAGATCCGCCGCCGCACCGACGTGGTCGGGATCTTCCCGAACCGGGATGCCATCGTTCGCCTCGTCGGCGCCGTCCTGGCCGAGCAGACCGACGAATGGGCCGAAGGCCGCCGCTACCTCGGTCTCGAAGTCCTCAGCCGCTGCCGACTCACCCTGACCACCGACCCCGCCACCAGCTCGCCGACGGAGGTGAGCACCGACGACCTGATGCAACTACCCGCCTGA
- a CDS encoding NAD(P)H-quinone oxidoreductase produces the protein MTVVSFDGAGGPEVIRVGRGAVPVPGPGEVLIRVHACGVNPADVSQREGNYRPPKGASEVPGLEVAGEVVGHGRGVNADVWPLGERVVALIDAGGYAEYATAPVAQVLRVPRGISLVDAAALIEVAATVYSNLVMTTRLQAGETVLVHGASGGIGTFAVQWLSACGHTVYATASTAEKCQWARDRGAAEAINYKDEDFVERIKHLTDGRGVDVVLDVVGGAYLDRNLRCLATDGRLVTIGLVGGRKAELDMGRMMVKRLSVHGTTLRARPADQKAVIVAAVGQHVWPLIADGRVTVPVDARFPLEQAKEAHEYLARKEHYGKIVLTTLSGHRA, from the coding sequence ATGACGGTGGTTTCTTTTGATGGCGCGGGCGGCCCTGAGGTGATCCGGGTCGGCCGCGGCGCGGTTCCGGTTCCTGGCCCGGGTGAGGTGTTGATCCGCGTGCATGCGTGTGGCGTGAACCCGGCTGATGTTTCGCAGCGGGAGGGGAATTACCGCCCTCCGAAAGGCGCGTCAGAGGTCCCGGGGCTTGAGGTCGCCGGTGAGGTGGTCGGTCACGGTCGCGGTGTGAATGCCGATGTGTGGCCTCTGGGGGAGCGCGTGGTTGCGCTGATCGATGCGGGCGGCTATGCGGAGTATGCGACCGCTCCGGTCGCGCAGGTTTTGCGGGTTCCTCGCGGCATCAGCTTGGTCGATGCTGCCGCGTTGATTGAGGTTGCGGCAACCGTGTATTCGAACCTCGTGATGACCACCCGACTCCAGGCCGGCGAGACCGTTCTGGTGCACGGCGCATCGGGCGGTATCGGAACGTTCGCGGTGCAGTGGCTTTCCGCGTGCGGACATACGGTCTATGCCACCGCATCGACGGCTGAGAAGTGCCAGTGGGCTCGCGATCGCGGCGCAGCTGAGGCGATCAACTACAAAGACGAAGACTTTGTTGAGCGCATCAAGCACCTCACCGACGGCCGCGGGGTGGATGTTGTGCTCGATGTCGTCGGTGGCGCATACCTGGACCGTAATTTGAGGTGTTTAGCTACTGATGGCCGGCTGGTCACGATCGGTTTGGTCGGTGGCCGTAAAGCTGAGCTAGATATGGGTCGGATGATGGTTAAGCGGCTTTCGGTGCACGGGACAACGTTGCGTGCACGGCCCGCGGATCAGAAGGCCGTGATCGTTGCCGCGGTGGGTCAGCATGTGTGGCCTTTGATCGCCGACGGGCGGGTCACGGTGCCGGTTGACGCTCGCTTCCCGCTGGAGCAAGCAAAGGAAGCACATGAATATCTGGCCAGAAAAGAGCATTACGGAAAAATTGTCTTAACGACGCTGTCCGGGCATCGGGCGTAA
- a CDS encoding FAD/NAD(P)-binding protein yields the protein MEQATDHAQDAGLLRVVVIGAGPRGTSVVERLALAAAGRQAWAPADLLIDDDDGGTLDTRPLRIDVVDPCPPGSGRVWDPGQSRNLWMNTPSMFPTVAPERPAGVGRAEHPGLSFEQFRLSGGDGAELSEVERAELEALGSGSFPPRPLYGRYLQHVWEGVAAQLDGLGHVDGPHVHATLAVSVDPHVGGGYRVVLGSGQVLYADRVVLAVGHVPARISPEQEAVGSACASHPGTHYVPPHVSTDVDYSALPAGQNVLVRGMGLNFFDLMAEVTLSRGGRFEETGGPAGQALKYIPSGKEPILIAGSRRGTPYRAKAAIPAFIPQGIELKFFTYERIVEAAEKGATGRLPGTVDFERHVWPLLNRDVIRTYYNELAAAPEVFESTPSVFLDELDEILAAPTDIGDEVWVLKLKDALARALPDRELFDIRALARPWSGHGAITAEAYRAATIEMLESDVAAASLGTGSPLHMAIGALHAGRMIVKRLIAEGYIDERSVAAQVRGWFEPLVEGLASGPPLERIEQMVALMRAGIVEVLGPEPSYTYDAEARLFRAVSPWVGGAEPEATWMVEAMMPANRVAITDSPLLRSMLASGLARPRVRITDDGEQVPGSGLDVEGADYRVVGTSGAAADGVHVLGLQLSSVQWGTAIAAEAGGDPHVGARTLADAETIARSILLA from the coding sequence ATGGAACAAGCAACAGATCATGCTCAGGATGCAGGCCTTCTTCGCGTCGTCGTGATTGGCGCTGGCCCGCGTGGAACCTCGGTGGTGGAGCGTCTCGCGCTCGCCGCGGCAGGGCGTCAGGCGTGGGCTCCGGCTGATTTGTTGATTGATGACGACGACGGTGGCACCCTGGACACGCGGCCGTTGCGTATCGATGTGGTTGATCCGTGCCCTCCGGGTTCTGGCAGGGTATGGGATCCGGGGCAGTCGCGGAACTTGTGGATGAACACGCCGTCGATGTTCCCTACGGTTGCGCCGGAACGGCCGGCTGGCGTGGGGCGGGCTGAGCATCCGGGGCTGAGTTTTGAGCAGTTCCGTCTGTCTGGTGGCGATGGCGCCGAGTTGAGTGAGGTCGAGCGGGCTGAGCTCGAGGCGTTGGGGTCTGGCAGTTTCCCTCCGCGCCCACTGTACGGCCGGTATTTGCAACACGTGTGGGAGGGTGTTGCCGCCCAGCTCGATGGTTTGGGTCATGTGGATGGGCCGCATGTTCACGCTACGTTGGCGGTATCGGTTGATCCGCACGTGGGTGGTGGTTACCGGGTCGTGTTGGGTTCGGGTCAGGTCTTGTATGCGGACCGTGTGGTTCTGGCTGTTGGGCACGTTCCTGCCCGGATTTCACCTGAGCAGGAAGCCGTAGGGTCGGCGTGCGCATCGCATCCGGGCACGCACTATGTTCCGCCGCATGTTTCCACTGACGTCGACTACAGCGCGCTCCCTGCCGGGCAGAACGTCCTGGTTCGCGGCATGGGCCTGAACTTTTTCGACCTCATGGCTGAAGTCACGTTGAGCCGTGGAGGCCGTTTCGAGGAGACCGGCGGCCCTGCAGGCCAAGCGCTGAAATACATCCCCAGCGGCAAGGAACCCATCCTCATCGCCGGCTCGCGGCGCGGAACCCCGTACCGCGCTAAAGCGGCGATCCCAGCGTTCATCCCGCAGGGCATCGAACTCAAGTTCTTCACGTATGAGCGCATCGTTGAGGCTGCGGAGAAGGGCGCGACCGGCCGTCTGCCGGGCACCGTGGACTTTGAACGTCACGTGTGGCCGTTGCTGAATCGCGACGTGATCCGCACCTACTACAACGAGCTCGCCGCGGCGCCCGAGGTGTTCGAATCCACCCCATCTGTGTTCCTGGACGAGCTGGACGAGATCCTTGCCGCCCCGACCGACATCGGCGATGAAGTGTGGGTCCTGAAGCTCAAGGATGCGCTGGCTCGCGCGCTCCCGGACCGTGAACTGTTCGATATCCGCGCTTTGGCCCGTCCGTGGTCAGGGCACGGCGCGATTACCGCCGAGGCGTACCGCGCCGCAACCATCGAGATGCTGGAAAGCGATGTCGCGGCCGCGTCCTTGGGTACGGGTTCGCCGCTGCACATGGCGATCGGTGCACTGCACGCAGGCCGCATGATCGTGAAGCGATTGATCGCCGAAGGGTACATCGACGAACGTTCCGTCGCCGCCCAGGTGCGCGGCTGGTTTGAGCCTCTCGTTGAAGGGTTGGCTTCGGGTCCGCCTTTGGAGCGCATCGAGCAGATGGTTGCTCTGATGCGCGCCGGGATCGTTGAGGTTCTGGGCCCTGAGCCGTCCTACACCTACGATGCGGAGGCCCGCTTGTTCCGTGCTGTGTCGCCATGGGTGGGTGGCGCGGAGCCGGAGGCGACGTGGATGGTTGAGGCGATGATGCCGGCCAACCGTGTTGCGATCACGGATTCGCCGCTGTTGCGTTCGATGCTGGCATCGGGTCTGGCACGTCCGCGTGTGCGCATCACCGATGATGGCGAGCAGGTTCCCGGCTCTGGTCTTGATGTTGAGGGCGCCGATTACCGTGTGGTCGGCACGAGTGGTGCCGCCGCCGATGGCGTGCACGTGCTTGGTCTGCAGTTGTCCTCGGTGCAGTGGGGGACTGCGATCGCGGCCGAGGCCGGCGGTGACCCGCACGTGGGTGCCCGGACGCTCGCGGACGCGGAAACAATCGCCCGCTCCATCTTGCTGGCCTAG
- a CDS encoding Ltp family lipoprotein yields the protein MSDHNSPQMPPVSEPGDIQSSGSTPETSRKKSLWTRWWMIAIYVVLGIGIIAALANGGEENASPAGSSTPSASEKPKSQTSEGEKSSASTKPDKPTEKKTPTEYKSALRAAEAYSDTMHMSKAGIYDQLTSEHGEKFTKEAAQYAIDNLKADYKKNALETAKNYQDSMAMSPSAIHDQLTSEHGEKFTKEEADYAIANLD from the coding sequence GTGTCAGACCATAACTCCCCACAGATGCCACCAGTGTCTGAGCCGGGTGACATTCAATCCTCGGGTAGCACCCCCGAGACTTCCAGGAAAAAGTCGCTTTGGACCCGCTGGTGGATGATCGCCATCTACGTCGTCCTCGGTATCGGCATCATTGCTGCATTGGCTAACGGAGGTGAAGAGAACGCATCACCGGCCGGTTCCTCGACCCCATCAGCTTCAGAGAAGCCTAAGTCACAGACAAGTGAAGGTGAGAAATCAAGCGCCTCCACAAAGCCTGATAAGCCAACTGAAAAGAAAACTCCGACGGAATATAAGTCAGCACTCAGAGCTGCGGAGGCCTACTCCGATACGATGCACATGAGCAAGGCCGGAATCTATGATCAGCTCACCAGCGAGCACGGTGAAAAATTTACTAAAGAAGCAGCTCAATACGCGATCGACAATCTCAAGGCAGACTATAAAAAGAACGCCCTCGAAACAGCCAAGAATTATCAAGATTCGATGGCTATGTCTCCAAGCGCAATTCATGACCAATTGACGAGCGAACACGGTGAAAAATTCACCAAAGAAGAGGCCGACTACGCCATCGCTAACCTCGAC